In Vigna angularis cultivar LongXiaoDou No.4 chromosome 8, ASM1680809v1, whole genome shotgun sequence, the DNA window AGTCTCTGTCTGATTCatcctttttaaaattttacacaCTCTACAAATTTGACGGCTTTTTCCTCAAAGAAACCACATAAATACAACTACAAATTTTGCCCATCACCATTTTTTTATGGGCGATATATGTTGCCACAAAATTTTGAGTTATATTAGTAATTAgtaatataatacattttttttattctttctctttccACTGGTCATACCCTAATGTTTTATACACCGCTCATAAAGAATAAACTTGGCATAAAAAGGGTCATGCCCCACAAGAATAAACACTGGCCtactttttttgtattatttatgaCATTGGCATATCGGGCGTTCTTCTATTTTTTGCATTGGTTGGGTAACGGAGGGCCACTCATAAGTAACACGTAACTGAAAGACAAGCACAACTGAGGATTTCTGAGCCATTTAATGTTTATCACTTTCTGGCTTCAAAGGTCATATTCTAATCATGTACGAACATTTTGTGGCGTACAAGAAAATCCTTCTAATCGAAGAGTCCATTTTTATTTGATCACTTTTGGCAAATGAAACCACCATTTCAATACCACGTTACAAAAAAACAACCTTCTAACTTAATTTCCCGAAAGGTTAATTGTCCAAATCTGAAAAGTGTTTGGTATATCCGTGACTAATTAACTTATGGATTACTATACCTCCAACTTTGTTCACTAAAATATGTGTTGATGATATATTGTGAACTCTTGACAGATATATTGTGCGGTTATCCCAAGAGAAGGATCAAACGTTGACGAGGCAGAGGTGCTAAGATATAGCAAGAACAATCTTGCATCCTTCAAAGTTCCCAAAAAGGTCTTCATTACTGATTCTTTGCCCAAGACTGCCACCGGAAAGATTTTGCGTCGTCTTGTCACAGAACAATTTGTCTCTCAAATTTGATCAACTTGAGTCCCCACCTTTCATTCCTAAACTCCATACCTTCTCTATACATAGATGGAGTCCGCACACTAATCACAATAATACGGCAACTTGGCATTTAAGAGGAAGTCATTTTCTGCAAATTGTCTTTCATAGAGGGCACAATAGATTATACTTTTCAATGTTTCGTCTGAAATGTTTATATTGTAatgttttcaatgtttttttatacatattgaGTACTTTCtcaatccatttttttctacatTTCTAACTTGGTGGATCGTGAGTCGtggaaactaaaaaaatatagcaTCCAAATCATAACAGTGTAGAATCCTATTACATGATTAACTGAAAGCTGATTATGAAGATGAATTGCTTAACCTGAATGAAGCTGTCCGAATAAAGATCAACTGATAAAACATTGAATTCTTTTAACTCGGAAATAAATTGATGGGAAAATATGTACTTTTAGAAGTTCTCTATTGAGGATTCAGTGTAACTAAAGTTAGCTAGAGTGAATACAAGGCTGAACGCTAATAAAGTCAAAATGGCGGTTTACATAATTAGTTGAATGAGGAGCATTCGACTATTGAAAGTCTTAGCAGAACAAGAGGTAACCAATGCagaattcatacaaaaatattagCTCAATGGATGCATACAAAAAATGGTTGAATTAGTTCAATATTAGCTCAATGGATGCATACAAAAAATGGTTGAATTAGTTCAAATTTCAAAAAGAGAATATTTTTAGCCATTTACTTACCTTGAAGAGGCTCATAGGTGTTAAAAGCTTATCAATGACATTGCCCCTTAAAAATAGGTAACAGTTGCCACTTTCTTTAAATGCACATCACAACAGAAACTAACCTATTTTATCCTGCCTCTGCTTACTTTCCATTACTACTTTTCTTTACTCTGCCTCTTTCATCAATCACTTCTCTTTTATTAGCTTTTATTTATGGCATTCAACATTTACCTTTTACCTTTGAAAACTGAAACTACCAAAATCTGAAACAATAATGCCTGTCTAATGAGTGACTCTAAAGTGCACATCCTTGCTGCGAGCCATTGTTGTCATAtctcaataattaattttgccaTGCTGCTAGCAATTTTAAGTACAATTGCTGTGAAACCACTTTCTGTTAACGCAACCATTATTAAAGTGTAAACCATTCACAAATGATGATATAAGTCCAAAACCATCAACAGGAGAAGAAAGACATTCCAATATTTCCAAAATATCATCTACGGATATCATTGGAAGAAGCAGCTAAAACTTCAATACTCAGCAGACATCTCAGCAAAGAAGGAATATGCGAAAAGTTAGTTCAACGATATAACAAATGTAAAGAATAGAATTTTGCATATTCAACCTAGAGTctcattctttttcttgttcatatgtaaaatgttcaaataaaactaaatttaaaaattgaagagataaagttaaaaaatcaaaaactaaaTGTTCACAAAGTACTTGAATCATGCTACTGAGAAAGAAAGTAGTCTTTTAAAATGCCTTTGAATCTTGttattgagaaataaattatttgaatacgAATGCTTTGAGTATCTAAAAGCCAAGCAACTCATTAAATATCTTGCTTCAATTCTTTTCAAGCAGAGTTCTACAGGGTTCAAATTAACTTCGCACCGTCTAATTTTTCTAACAATAGATTACAATTTGTTGATCTTCACAGACGAAAGTAGCTATAATTTATCTATAATAAGTTGACCATGTAGATTTTTTAGCTTTGAAATCCACTAGTAATTTAAATAACACTCTCACATTTCAAACTAAATCAAACAATACAACAGAGTGATCCAAATTAACTTCCctgttttataataattttatttttcaccaCATTAGATATTGCACtcacattaaaaaaagtatagaaGTTTGAACCACACATGATCAAGGAAATGAAAATAGGCATAACGCCATGATCTACAAATGACCAAAGGACCAACTACTATCCAAAATCCCACCACAAATCCAAATGTCATTCCCACAAAAAATAAGTTCACTCCATGCCTATCACTCCCTTTGTCATTGCGATCATAACTAAGAATTTTGTCATTGAAGCTGCAATTGATGGGTAGTGGTGGGCCGCAGAGATTGTTGCCAATAAAGTTGGAGGCATCAAAGGTTTGCAACTGAGTTCCTGTTGGAATTTTTCCATTCAAATGATTATAAGACAAGTCTAGCATGCTTAGAAAGCTCAAATTTGTAATGGTTGGAGGGATTTCACCAGAAAGTTTATTTCTTGAGAAATCAATGGACAACAACGATTCCATATTACCAATGTTTTGTGGAATGTGACCACTAAGTTGGTTGTGAGACaagttcaaaaataacaaaccATTTAAATCTGTGATCTCTGTTGGTATTTGTCCTTCTAATTTGTTATTTGACAAATCAATGCTGGTTACCAATCCGAGAATGTTTTTGTACTCATCTCCTCTTCCTTTCAACCAAAGAAGAACACTAACTACAGTATAATCTGAATAATCAAATGTATAGTTTGTAGCCCGGCAATAGATAAGAGGAGTTGTACTTCTGTTCATCTGTGTCATGGCCTTCAAGCGGTTAAAACAAGTAGGTATGTTTCCAGTCAAATTATTTTGTGCAAGGTCTAACACTTGAAGAAGACTCATATCACAAATTTTATTAGGAATCTGACCAAAAAATCTATTTGATCGAAGAATAAAAACCTTCATGTGTAAAAAACTTTCTCCAACCCAAGTTGGAATTGTTCCTGAAAAATCATTTTCTCCAAGATCCAACAAAACCAActtattattctttttcaaaattgtaGGAAATGTTCCGGAAAGCAAGTTTTTACGAATTCGTAAAGACGTTAGCTCTGTCAACGAACCGATGGATTGGGGAATGTTCCCAACAAAATTATTGTTTTGTAAATTCACATCCATTAGATATGGCCAGATGCCCCAACAATCGGGTATTTCCCCTGATAAGTTATTCGATGCAAGATTGAGAAATTCTAATTTCATTGGCTCTTCTTGATTTTTGCATAAAAAATCATCCATGGATTTGGAGAGTGAATTGCATGAAAGGTCCAAGAAACCCACATCATTTGAAAGCGATGGAAATTTTCCATGTAAGTCATTTGCACTTAGATCAACAACGGGGATAGAGATTGGATTCTTTCCAAGCTCACCATGGATATGATTATGAGAGAAATTTAGAAAAGAAGCCTGCGAAAATGTTTCCCAAAACCAATACGGAATAGAATCTAAAATCCCCGTGTTAGACATGTCTAAATAATAAAGTTTGTCTTGTGATTGAATCCATGAAGGAAAGTTGGGACCCAAGTGCCAAGAACTCATATCCAAATAAGTAAGTTGAAAAGTAGGATGCCAATTGGGACCCACTTTTAAAGTCAAATTGTTTCCTGCTGCAAAAATTTCACTCAAGCTCGTAAGATTTTTTAGATGATTTTCCATGACAACTCCTTCAAAATGATTATAATCAATATCAAGATATGACAATTTAGAGAGTGATCTAAGACTTTCAAATGGATTTCCACTAAGCTGATTCTTGGACAGAGAAAGATATCTCAGTGATGAAAGTTTTCCAAGTGATACTGGAAGATTTCCTGAGAGTTGAGAACTTTGAAGATGAAGTGCTGTCAATCCATGGAAAATACAAGGAGAAAGAATatctaaaatttcttttatatgttgGTTGAGTTTGAGATATGAGAAACGTATCACCCTTAAGTTGCATAGATAACCAAAAGAAGTTGGAATTGGACCTTCAAATTTATTGGATGATAGATCAAGTATAACCAGAGAAGTCACATTTCTTAAGGCATCAGAAATAGTCCCATGGAAGTTATTTCCTGATAGGCGCAAAATCTTTAGATTAGGAAAACTACTATAAAACCAATCAGGTATATGTGAGAATGaattttcattcaaatcaaGATTTTCAAGTAATGTGA includes these proteins:
- the LOC108323301 gene encoding receptor-like protein EIX2: MTSSFFILLFLYSLSMSTFGVCRGTVCVGSERETLLKLKHHLIDPSNRLSSWNASLNPNCCHWYGVLCNNVTSHVAELHLNTPLPLYDEILGYQLDEYVYEEALEKYYRRAFGGEINPCLVDLKHLNYLDFSGNLVYRKPFPSFIATMTSLTHLNLSYAGFMGNIPPQIGNLSNLLYLDLSFACKGTIPSQIGNLSNLLYLDLSYALNGRIPPQIGNLSNLLHLHLSGGYYDEESIFYENVDWLSSLSKLCYLQLGNPWSLRRGMPIPSFLGSMTNLIHLDLSDSGFMGNIPPQIGNLSNLLYLDLSYAANGTIPSQIGNLSNLLYLRLQGDYFVGNDDWLSSLSKLEYLDLGGANLSQSFDFLHTLQSLPSLMHLQLSGCTLPPYNQPSFLNFSSLVTLDLSYISYPSTFSFVPKWLFGLKKLISLSAYDNDFEGPIPDGLRNLTLLENLDLNENSFSHIPDWFYSSFPNLKILRLSGNNFHGTISDALRNVTSLVILDLSSNKFEGPIPTSFGYLCNLRVIRFSYLKLNQHIKEILDILSPCIFHGLTALHLQSSQLSGNLPVSLGKLSSLRYLSLSKNQLSGNPFESLRSLSKLSYLDIDYNHFEGVVMENHLKNLTSLSEIFAAGNNLTLKVGPNWHPTFQLTYLDMSSWHLGPNFPSWIQSQDKLYYLDMSNTGILDSIPYWFWETFSQASFLNFSHNHIHGELGKNPISIPVVDLSANDLHGKFPSLSNDVGFLDLSCNSLSKSMDDFLCKNQEEPMKLEFLNLASNNLSGEIPDCWGIWPYLMDVNLQNNNFVGNIPQSIGSLTELTSLRIRKNLLSGTFPTILKKNNKLVLLDLGENDFSGTIPTWVGESFLHMKVFILRSNRFFGQIPNKICDMSLLQVLDLAQNNLTGNIPTCFNRLKAMTQMNRSTTPLIYCRATNYTFDYSDYTVVSVLLWLKGRGDEYKNILGLVTSIDLSNNKLEGQIPTEITDLNGLLFLNLSHNQLSGHIPQNIGNMESLLSIDFSRNKLSGEIPPTITNLSFLSMLDLSYNHLNGKIPTGTQLQTFDASNFIGNNLCGPPLPINCSFNDKILSYDRNDKGSDRHGVNLFFVGMTFGFVVGFWIVVGPLVICRSWRYAYFHFLDHVWFKLLYFF